CTTATGCAGATTTGTGACTAATCTCTCCaacaaattgtttattttgacaatAAGTAAGTTGATTGATGCTTCAAACCATCGCTTCTCTGACTTCAATGCAGAGATATTCTTGGTATTAACCCAACTTTATCAATTTCCTAAAGGTCTATAACCCGGATTCAGACCTGGATTTATTGTTTAAAGAGTAAATATCATGTTTTCTTCATCAGTTGTGGAGACAAGCTGATGGTCTCTTTGTAGCCGCCCAGAATATCCTGCAAGAACAAAGACGCGTTATAACACAAGTGaggtagcctgacgttgtcatactcacaattctagtcagaatgtgagtctgataccgctccattgggctgtgattatggggcgtgtttcaaccgaaccagaaaaaaaatgcctctttgCTCAAtcggatagacctacaaccaatcagtgCAACGTAGTATATGACGTATGTAAAGCGACGCATAGCTGTTGTTCACAGAGCTCAACTGCACGCatgctggaagaagtagaagaagaagatcagtaaaaacgatttttgccagtgttgtaaaaatgatttaaggaTACATGGAGAtcttaccaacacgatcagcatttttgagagaaacagtaaatgtttctctcaaaaatgtaatgtttccaataacatggtccgctccttaaactgcaggtagtTTTGCGAGGGGAGTCGCTACGCGGCAGGCATGTTGGTTGAAAACCAATTCAACCCAAGCgtactttgatgacgtggttgattaagttactgttgatcatctgtccatcatcgtataaagcccgccctgacaatctgattggacCGGTCGATTTCGAGCTGATGCTTTTTGAACCTTCACATGGGAATGATCCTACATAACTTTCTCCTGCTGTAAATGTTGAAATCTTTGAACACAAATCAGATCTTTTCAAACTGGGTTTGGGTTTACAACAatttttaaagtttcatctGTTACTTTAGAAGGCTGTTTAACATCTAATTCTACTGACATTTATCTCTTTTATTAACTGTACATTTTTATCTATTAATTGctattatccattttaaattcACACATTTAGCAAATGTTTCTGTTCTATTGTGAATGGAAAAGTTCTTGattgatttgaaatgttaaaCAGTTTATTTTAGATGATAAAAATAGTTAGTTAAATGCAGCTAAATAAACAGggctagcctgttagctcagccTGGCTAACGTGAACATCAGTGTGAGCTAATATCTGAATTAGCTGAGCTAACTCACATCGCTTCTCTCACATATCTTTCCCTTCTTCGAGTTTCTTAATCCTCCAGAGTTTCACGTCGTTAACTTTCTGAAGGCATCATGACAGAAAACTGGTTCTTCTGAGAACGATGTAGAGCTCGTAGAGGAACTTCTGGTGTCAAAGGAACCTGCCAGTGTTTGGAGGCATCTGCCTCTGTTGCCACTGTTTTCAACTTGTAAGGTTCCATGAGGATAgtggtttcctcttcctcctggcgATCATACGACCAGGTTGTTCGAGCGCTGTGATGCGATTGTCCCCGTTCATTCTAATGAGACTGGGGAGGGAGAGCCTGCCTCGAAAGGTCTCCTGCCTTTAGAGTGTCTTTTAAAAGATCGACTGTGTCCTTGGGGGTTAATAAAGATTGAGAATAGTGGTTCATTGGATGATTAAGACAATTTTCACTACACGTTCACAAAACCACTCAAAGCTTATAAACACTTAAGGGATATCTATAACTACTCAACAAGTCATCACACCAGTTATATCTTGCTATGCATCAAGCCTTCAGCATCGCAGATATGATATCACATACTGAGCTCCCAGTCCCCACGTCCACTTGAATGTGCTTTTTCTGCTttatcaaaaaagaaaatagttttGGTCATTAAGTAATTTAACAGAATGATAAACATGTATCCTAAAAAGCCTTGTATCCATTACTGACAATATCATTTCAAATGCTTATTTATACAAACCTCAGTGAAATCACCTTGCGCCTTTCTTACGATGTACAAAGCatactgtaaattaaaaaatagtAGGTTGACGTGATGTAATTATGATTATTGAAAATTAATAATCCCCCAGGAATATACCTTTCCACTACTTTCCTCATTTTCCTGATCGGCTTCTCGACGGGATTCATTTCATACACAAGACAGGCTGAGAGTATCACACCTCTCTATCACAGCTAAATGTGAAACTGGTGAAGTGACTCCATCTCTCTGTAATTCAGTGAAACTTAGCAGCTggtcacagacatgttcaccACCATCAGCTTTATAAGGTGCTTCCAAATAAAAGTTTTACTCGCTGATCACTTTTTGATGATTTGAAGCCTTTTTCTAACTATTATAATGATTCTGTTGATTAATTGGTATGAATCAATAGTTAAAAAGTCAAAACTGACGTCCTCAGATGACCAACTTTCAAAACCCAAAGATTTTTAAATTgcaaatgaaagcagcagatCTGAGaatcttttcattttgttttttattttacaagttAAGTTATAAAGAATGCAGATTCATAATGATCCGACTCATTAAAAGCAGGACCCTGAATCACAGAGTAGTGGCGCTAAGTGTGATAATCTCTGCAGTGTTTACGAAATGTTTGGCCAACCTGAGGCCAAAGGTCAGCCTGCTCAGCCATGACAGCCTGCTTGCTTTGAACTGTCGCCACTGTTTAAAAATCAATGATTCTTACAGCGAGGAGAGGCGGAGCTCTGGGCAGACAGACGATAACAGGCACGGCAGGAGAGGACTGAAAGCACAAAGGGAAAAGCAGAGGACACAAAACATCTGCAGCCGTGATGGAGCTCTACCTCGACCTCGTCTCACAGCCCTGCCGCTCTGTCTTCCTGTTCGCCAAAGCCGTCGGGATTCCCTTCCAGTTTAAGCGTGTGGAGCTCGCTGCAGGTAATTCCACAACgtcagacagacacagggacagacagaagttCAGGAATTCATGCATAGTTTTtctgaatttccctcgggattaataaagtatccatctatctatctatctattcaagGGATTTAGGCCTTTAGGTCCCATTCAGCTTTAATATCTTGTTGCGTAAGCTCCAGCTCCAGTTACATCTCCTGCCATTTTGTTAACATGTGTGAGCGCAGTTTGCAGAAGCTGGGAGTTGAACGTCCTGCAGGCTTTGAACTTGTTCTGAGCAGCTCTCTATCAGTTTTTCATTTAGTCTCAGCCAGTGAGATTGAGAAGCAGAGTTACACAAAGTCCTAGATAACAGACTGTACAAGCAACCAGTGGGTGGGATGtcgggggtcagaggtcagagcctCCAGACAAAACATTACAGCATCCCTGAGGTGATTGAGTATAAAAGAGACGTGctgggaaaagaaaatacaggacAGAGATTCAATGCAAATAACAAggacaagaagagagagagagagatatttatTCATCTCTTTTTCTCCAAATGATGGAACAATCCTTCCCACTCAgttatgtgctgtgtgtgttcaaaCTTCTTCTGATCTTCTTCCTGATTCGCATGTCGGCCTCAGGTCAGCAGTACAGCGAGGACTTCGGCAAAGTCAGCGTGATCAGGAAGGTTCCTGTCATGAAGGATGGAAGCTTCGTCCTGACAGAAAGGTACAACAGGGAATTGGGTTTGATTTCCTCTCATGttcaaataatttaaaagacCCCTCCACTGGAAATGCAGTGTCTGAGTCcagaaaacaacagattcaAACTGAGTTTCATCTGTCACAGACTCAAGGAAGCAAATCCCATCAGCTCGTTTCTCCATAGCAGACGTGTGAGACCCCCGTTTGGTTGGAGCATTACCAGCAGGGTCAGCAGATTTAACAGAATCCTGTCAAGTTAGCGAAGTCAGAGCTGGTGATCAGGACCAAGGTGGATCAAACTTAATGACGCAAAAGTGTAGAGTCACGTCCTTTTCAAAACCATGATGGGAATACATGATTGATTTTGAGGAACAGAGATgacttctttatttttaatccGGTATTTGTGGAGCAGACGACAGGAACTGAAAGAGTGAGTTACAATCCTGTGACATCTTAACCTCGATTAGTCCGATAAACATCCAGCCAGACCCAAACACTTGTGTGGTTAGTTACTGCTTCGTTTGCTGTTGTCAGAACATGAACTTGTCCTTCCTCACACTGTCTGTGTTGCAGCGTCGCCATTCTACAGTACTTGGTGCAGAAACATCGGCCGTCAGTGGCAGATCACTGGTACCCGGCTGACCTGCAGCAGCGAGCGCGGGTTAATGAATACCTGTCCTGGCAGCACATGAACCTGAGAACTCACGGGTCAAAGGTCTTCCTGCTCAGGGTACGAGTCCCGGAGTGCCCCCGTGCAGTAACGTCCCATGACCTACTTGAGCACACGTGTAATAGTTTGTGTAATAATAGCttaacacaacttaacacaacaacaaacacacaaagaagcgaTTATCAATACTTTTAGTCTCATGTGAAAACAAATTTGAAGGGTTGTGGGACCATGTAACGTTTATCAGTTAAATTTTCTatatgaacatttttaattaaattaattttgaaAGATGAACTGACAAACACTTATCTTTTAAGAGTCATCAGTTATTTATTATCCTGACATTGTCATATAGAATGTAAAGCCGATTaagtaaaaaattaaataaatgataaatcagGTCAGCAGCTGATTACGTGTCCTCTGTGAACAGGCCATGTTTCCTCTCATCATGGGCTCTGAGGTGCCAAAAGACAAGATGGACGCCGCTCTCGAGGATCTGACGCAGTCGCTCGACCTTCTGGAGGAGAAATTCCTGCAGAACAAACCGTTCATCATCGGAGACAAACTCTCTCTGGCTGATCTGGTGGCTGTGGTCGAGATCATGCAGGTAAAACAACTTTAAACCCTTATTTAATTCTCTTGGTCACCTGGTGCTACAACTGCTGCTGATTCCACCGCTGCAGCTAGAGGATTTTCTACTTGAAGCAGTTTCTACAGCTGTGAGTGATTCCAGtttctcattgtgggaactggtGCACAATTTCTTCATGCGGCTCTGAGGGAGGGTTTTCAAAAGTTTGAGTTGCACTGTATGAAGGGAAATGAGAGAAACCTCAGCTTTCACAATCACATCAAATCTGTGCTTCACTCCTGTGGTTTTCAGCTGGGGAAccaaaataattcaaataaaacgTTGAAAACTGAGACAAAGCGAAGCTGAAGCAGCACTGGTTGATATTTATATGAAAAATATCAATTAACTAGTCTCAGAACTCTTtttatgtgcttgtgtttgtaaaGTGAATTCATGTGAGtggtgtgtttattttgtgtcgTGCATTCTGCAGCCTGTGGGATGCGGCCTGGACGCGTTCGAGGGCCGAGTGAAGCTGATCGCCTGGAGGGAGCGGGTGAAGAAGGAGCTCGGGGAGAAGCTGTTTGACGAAGCCCACGAGTCCATCATGGCCGTGAGCAGCCTGCCGCAGACGATGCAGAGCAACACACAGCTGGCGATGCTCATACCCAAGTTTCAGAAGCTTTTCAAATGAGACTGAGTCTCAACAGCATCAGATTTGATAATTTCCACGTTTGTGAAGATTTTTTTCCATCAGCAGAAAAAAGTACTGAGAAACCATTTTTGCCAACTCTCAGGTACTTAAAGATTTACATGCAATAAAATCTacagtttttatataattggaaactATGGAACTTTGCAACTGGAACAATGTGTAATTTTTTTGCTGCTGAAAGTAATGTGTAATTTTTTTGCTGCTGAATTGTTCACTTCTATGATCCCGTCCCACAAATATTAAAGTGCCGCATTAACattatatacaacaacaaaaaaacgcGTCCAGGgtaaaatgttgtttcaatTTATAAGCTGCTTCCTGGATTTAAGTTttagattaaaatgtatatatgtttaATAATGAAGTTTCATCTTATCTTAAGTTTCCTGTGAAGACATAAACTGACCTGCTGAAAGTGATGATGATTTCACCGATCACATGTCCCTCGCCATAATCACCTCAGGGGACAAAACAGATAAATTATGACAttgcatgcttttattttgtatatatattttttaacagttGTGGGTAAAAGTTGTAATTTCCAATTTTCCAAAATTTATATTAGTTATAAAATCATGACGTGATCCATCCAGGGGTCGTGACCCTTAGTTTGGGAACCACAGCTGTATTTAAAACACTTCCTGCTTCTAATACTTTCCTAGGAACCAAGATTTAAATCACAGAAGAGGGTGTTTGAGTGAACGTTGTCAGTGACTCACAGACTGCCGCTGCTTTCTCCAGTTTCTATGtctcacaaattaaaatacttATTAGAGTTTCCCAAAACACATGTTCCAGCTCAAACATATTCCTGACCTattaaacttaaaaacaaattaaaaagacaATTAGGATATCTTGACTTCTCTGGGCCGCTCAGATCTGTTGTGTGGAGGGTCCGGCCCCTCGGATGTAGATATGGTTTGAGACAGTGAGGCCTCTGTCACAGTTTGAATTTGGTTCTGTAAGTTCACACTCGTTTATGActgaattaatagttttttgTATGATAAATTCAGTCATAATAACTCAAGTTGAAATCCAGCTCCAACTCTAAAATGCTCAgtattaattacatttataataaaataaaaccacaagGGACATGTTTCTGCAGAACAAAGACTTTGACTTTAAATACTTTCACTGTATTTGGTTGATAGTCatagtatatttatatttcagtatAATTCTCTGGATTTGCACTGCAGCTGTTTTGCTGACACTGTTTTGTGGAGCCTGAGGTTGCAGCAGCCACAGGAGTCAGAGACTGGACATGTGACCGTTtacacaggaagaggaggcaagGAATGAGTTACAGATTCCTCCTCCAGGTATTATATACTGATCCactcagctgcagctgcaggggcTTCATCTCCTGCAACAGGAACTACCCTGATCCACACAgctgcttcacctcctcctgcaggacaaaCCCTTATCCTGActgcttcacctccttctctttgtcctcctccttctcctcctcctcggcacCATGCCGGGCTGCCGTGATTCTTGTCTGTCACAGTATGAAACAAACAAGCTGGTCCGGATCCAGAGCGTCCGGTTCGGGTCTCTGAAGTGGATCCTGAAAGTAGCAGTTCTAGTGGTGATCTGGTGAGTGGATTTACCAAGGAGCGAtcgtttgtgctgctgctgcgctcttcatcttcatattcatattcatattcattcacTGAATTTCCCTGGTGTGTGGGGAATACAGttttcaataaagttttatcttatctccatcttcatcttcttcctcctcagctgttCCTCTGTCTCATGTCCTGTTAACATTTGACAGTTTCTCCACATGTGAACACATCTAAGATACTTCATATTATTTCATGGTCCTGACAATGAACTCCaaagtgtgtttttgtcatCGTTGcattattgttttgtgttggcAGCGTCATGATGGTGTTGAAAAAGGAGTACCAGGAGTTTGACCCGGTCGTGAGCTCGGTCACCACCAAGGTGAAGGGTGTGGCCCAGATGCTCCTGCCCGGGGTGGGGGACGTGGTCTGGGACGAGGTGGACTACAGCAGAGCCTCTCAGGTCAGAGCTGGGTCCTCTGGGCTCTGAAGGTTCTTCTCAAAGGAAACAACTTCAATCTCTCTTTTGCTCCTTTTAGAACAAAAACTCTTTCTTCGTGGTGACAAATGTTATCGTGACAAAGAATCAGAAGCAGGGGAAATGCCCAGAGGTGCTTTGCTTTTTGTTCTTCATAATAATATTCTCATCATTTACTATTCGGTAGGCTCAGATGGGAAGTTGTCAAACGTTTGTTATCTTACAGCAGTGATTGTGTTCCAGGTTCTCAGAAACGAAACGACGTGTACCGCTAATGAAGACTGTGAGAAAGGAGCCTCGGACAAACATAGCCACGGTACAGCCACTTGTCTTCTAAACCTCCACAACCACGTCCTCACCTCCGTCtgttggtctgtctgtctgttggtctgtctgttggtctgtctgtttgtctgtttgtctgtttgtctgtttcatgGATCTTGTTTCAAACGTGTTTAGAGGACTGatctctctgagtgtgtgtgtgtgacgtggtGCAgcatcatttgatttaaatgaatttaaTGATTCAGTGATATGGATTTAAATGCATGTATGTTTGATGACATTATAGATATGTTTACTCAAAGcccatgaaaagaccaaaacctACAATGGGCAAACTACTTCCCCAACAGATGCACCAGTTCCTCCTGTTTGCTTCAGTTTCTTTATGAATTGAGGAAattacttttgtttgtttttagtcgGAAGCTCTGGGCTTGAAGCTGGAAGCTAGAGACCGAGTAGAGAAGGTGTAATGCATCTAATAACcacacaagcttttttttttcaaagtcagAACATTATGATCCTATTAAAACCTGTTGTTGTCATGAATAGTTAATGTTACAGAGAAATTTAAGACTTGAAACCAAGTTCTCAGGGACTTTTTAAGAACATCATACCCAGAAATCCTGTCAATCCTAATTAGTTTTTAGTGTCCGGTGGCAATTGTCATTAGTGACGACACAGACAAAGTGAAGAAATGGATTATTTGTCAGCCTGCTGGTGACCAGTTGACTGTTTCCACAAGAACCAGAGGAATTTATCACTGAGGTGTGTCGTTGtgtgttcgtttatcctaaatatgagaagagccggttTGGTCTAATTCAAGCAATGAAAAGGTTTGAAAAGTCCAGCAGAACAATGGGCACCCAACACACTGCCCGGCACTCTAGCAGCACCTGACAGTTACAAGTCACGAGTCACGAGGCGCAAGGCGCGAGAGGCCCCAAACAGTCTGTTATATCTTCTAACAGTAGGTAGAACAGGATTGGTCAATAACGAGGGGAAGTCTTCCTTGGTTCTTCCTCGATAGTGCGCAGGCATAGTCCCACGCCTCTTTGATTGGGAGTGACAAGAGCCACTCCCGATCTCACTCTTCCTCTGTTAGTTGCAAGGCAAACAGTTCAtttcttgaccagccttgacacagctgatgcctcAAAGTTGTATTTcattggagtaaagaatattgtgttcctgctttatCGGCTGTTTGTTCTGTTTGTATAAACATTCGAAACAACTAAACCAAATCAACGAAACAAcaatgtgacgcacacacattctaatttcaagattaaCACTACGCAGAaaaggttatttataaatcatttgtgtgaagtcCTTATATCTAACCCAAACTGCTCCCGCTCCCACCATCCTATCTTACTGAGTTTCAGTTCCAATGccatcttcacagacacatacacagagaagctaatatttaaaatcccaacaggTGTTGCAGCTTTAGCTTCAGTTTTAGCATCAGCGCTAACGTCAGCTCTCTCCAGATGCACCTCAGACTTAACCCTGAGCTTCACGTGTCTCCTCGTCTCCAGGGATTAATACGGGATTGTGTGTGAAGTTTGACGTGTTGAAGAAAACCTGCGAGGTGTCCGCCTGGTGCCCGATAGAAACCGAGACCAGAGCTCCTAAGTAAATTACAGTAAAGGTGTTTTCAGATCTGGATGTTGTCCCGACCTTTGGGCCTGGGCTGTCCATTCTAATTCTGATTTCTGTATTACTATGCATCTGTGCTGCAGACCTGCTCTTCTGGCAGCAGCTGAGAACTTCACCGTCATGGTCAAGAACAACATCAGATTCCCTGCGTTCAACTTCATCCGGTGAGACTGTCCAGTAATCAAGACAAAAATTGACAGATTCATTGACTCTATCACGTCTTATCATCTTATCCTTAtattgtcttttctctttttgagatcacttttttgttttttacattgatTTTAATAGAATAAGCTGCAATAAACAAAAGATGAATGACAGTAGTCCTATGGGTTTTCTTTTTGTGATATTTACTGTTTGTATTTGTCATGTACAGTCACAATATCCGGTAGAATTGACTTCTATAACAGTAACTGAGTGTGAGAGC
The genomic region above belongs to Pleuronectes platessa chromosome 4, fPlePla1.1, whole genome shotgun sequence and contains:
- the gstt1a gene encoding glutathione S-transferase theta-1a, yielding MELYLDLVSQPCRSVFLFAKAVGIPFQFKRVELAAGQQYSEDFGKVSVIRKVPVMKDGSFVLTESVAILQYLVQKHRPSVADHWYPADLQQRARVNEYLSWQHMNLRTHGSKVFLLRAMFPLIMGSEVPKDKMDAALEDLTQSLDLLEEKFLQNKPFIIGDKLSLADLVAVVEIMQPVGCGLDAFEGRVKLIAWRERVKKELGEKLFDEAHESIMAVSSLPQTMQSNTQLAMLIPKFQKLFK